The following coding sequences lie in one Mycoplasma tauri genomic window:
- a CDS encoding alpha/beta fold hydrolase, with the protein MKKIIYDYPYVFKDNNNVNENIIFVHGFNSSPASFKIFQNYWTKSNYYAIQFPGNNCVKPLENHEISVHKFAQLLVDFVQQNKLKNVTLIGHSMGGGIISLAYKMNPELFKKMVYIAPMNKTSLTTTDAYFDTYFPKNFDDFLKYMAALHYDISSFINDKSWMRINKLFFDPNLYNNENIIKLGKSLPVLSLHNEIEKGLKLIKVPTLLILGEKDAVIDRDSCFSYFKNNVKNVQTFFIPKTGHMMFNENWDSFIEILEPFLLKSV; encoded by the coding sequence ATGAAAAAAATTATTTATGATTACCCATATGTTTTTAAAGACAACAACAATGTAAATGAAAACATCATTTTTGTTCATGGCTTTAATTCTAGTCCCGCTTCTTTTAAAATATTTCAGAATTACTGAACTAAATCAAATTATTATGCAATTCAATTTCCAGGTAATAATTGTGTTAAACCATTAGAGAATCATGAAATTAGTGTACATAAGTTTGCTCAACTTTTAGTTGATTTTGTACAACAAAATAAACTAAAAAATGTTACTCTTATAGGACATTCTATGGGCGGTGGAATAATTTCACTAGCTTATAAAATGAATCCTGAATTGTTTAAAAAAATGGTATATATAGCACCAATGAATAAAACGTCATTAACTACAACAGATGCTTATTTTGACACATATTTTCCAAAAAATTTTGATGATTTTTTAAAATATATGGCAGCTCTTCACTATGACATATCATCATTTATAAATGATAAAAGTTGAATGAGAATTAATAAATTATTTTTTGATCCTAATCTTTATAATAATGAAAATATAATTAAGTTGGGAAAATCATTGCCCGTTTTATCTTTACACAATGAAATAGAAAAAGGACTTAAACTAATTAAAGTGCCTACATTACTAATTTTAGGTGAAAAAGATGCTGTGATAGATAGAGATTCTTGTTTTAGCTATTTCAAAAACAATGTTAAAAATGTGCAAACATTTTTTATTCCGAAAACAGGACATATGATGTTTAATGAAAATTGAGATAGCTTTATTGAAATACTAGAACCCTTTCTATTAAAGTCCGTATAA
- a CDS encoding LemA family protein, whose protein sequence is MANQLDELNGPVFEEGRDVNVINKRIPIKTGKGSVVFEIILWLLLVIPGLVFLLLKIKAKNRLAQIEQRIQHNASQIDNFLEQRVVIMQNMVSIVEKSVDLDKDVMTQVAAYRSGMNLNDENRSQNASQIDALVGRINVQIERYPELKAHGALREAMQQNMYLQKEITAAREIYNDTVFEWNRTINQWPTYMIVASKNGYTTRIPFATSREMKQKAVSNFFE, encoded by the coding sequence ATGGCAAACCAATTAGATGAATTAAATGGACCAGTATTTGAAGAAGGACGCGATGTTAATGTAATTAATAAGAGAATTCCTATTAAAACAGGAAAAGGATCAGTTGTTTTTGAAATAATATTATGACTTTTATTAGTTATTCCTGGACTTGTTTTCTTGCTTTTAAAAATAAAAGCTAAGAACCGTTTGGCACAAATAGAACAACGTATCCAACATAATGCATCACAAATTGATAACTTTTTAGAACAACGTGTTGTAATTATGCAAAATATGGTTTCTATAGTTGAAAAATCAGTTGATTTAGACAAAGATGTTATGACACAAGTGGCTGCATATCGTAGTGGAATGAATTTAAACGACGAAAATAGAAGCCAAAATGCTTCGCAAATTGATGCATTAGTTGGAAGAATTAATGTTCAAATTGAAAGATATCCTGAATTAAAAGCACACGGCGCTTTAAGAGAAGCAATGCAACAAAATATGTATTTACAAAAAGAAATTACAGCAGCTAGAGAAATTTATAATGATACTGTTTTTGAATGAAATAGAACGATTAATCAATGACCAACATACATGATTGTAGCTTCTAAAAACGGTTATACAACAAGAATACCTTTTGCTACTTCTAGAGAAATGAAACAAAAAGCAGTTTCAAACTTTTTTGAATAA
- a CDS encoding MAG1210 family protein, which yields MEEFKYINEPLLEFSEYKEKHNSNSERYFDKLVKKSKIDVEVNREQTKKIDNLEEKCNNFSKSFKKLKTWKIINIIFIVLFALVAVGSILLITLMNMRDIIVISIAAVSPVFFILTMLLQFLVIDKKLKNMDDLLKETTKKYNDELAIGLKQVAPLLYLFRPGMKIHLFNQTMPQAMMDDYFDNQRLGSLVNRYGLNSITDKNKMVISSQSGSINGNPYVFLRTLDHEMGMKKYTGSLVIFWTERSFVNGRLVAKRKSQTLVATISKPCPYYNYNTFMIFGSNAAQDISFSREPQSIHEMSEEKRRKFVKKYEKVIDKRKKENVNFTALANLKFEAYWNSLDRDDEHQYRLLFSPLAQQNICKILEDSQIGFGDNFSYFKRKKINYLSHSHLSSLIFEDMLWSYNRIYSYDTIKKMFMDEQNDYFKKVYFALAPYFAIPIFQQVKAKEYEYYDYDGAKLNEFEYERRIASLDGNLFKHPLVKTRHISKTKYIGQNNGSDRVLVSDFGYDIIDRIEYVTVYGRDGKMHNVPVPWQEYIRYDRSSEIDIPEQKFNVVLGDDENPEEKNNENTNNLLEGQILGNETN from the coding sequence ATGGAAGAATTTAAATATATTAACGAGCCATTATTAGAATTTTCTGAATATAAGGAAAAGCATAATAGTAATTCAGAAAGATATTTTGACAAACTTGTTAAAAAGAGCAAAATAGATGTTGAAGTTAACAGAGAACAGACAAAAAAGATTGATAACTTAGAAGAAAAATGTAATAATTTTAGTAAATCTTTTAAAAAGTTAAAAACTTGAAAAATTATCAATATTATTTTTATTGTATTGTTTGCTCTTGTTGCTGTTGGTTCTATTTTGCTAATAACATTAATGAATATGCGTGATATTATAGTCATATCAATAGCCGCAGTATCTCCAGTATTTTTTATTTTAACAATGCTTTTACAGTTTTTGGTAATCGATAAAAAGTTAAAAAATATGGACGATTTATTAAAAGAAACTACAAAAAAATATAATGATGAGCTTGCTATAGGCCTCAAACAAGTAGCTCCATTGTTATACTTATTTAGGCCCGGTATGAAGATTCATTTATTTAATCAAACTATGCCTCAAGCTATGATGGATGATTACTTTGATAATCAGCGTTTAGGTTCTTTAGTTAATCGATATGGTTTAAATAGTATTACAGATAAAAATAAAATGGTTATTTCATCTCAATCTGGCAGTATTAATGGTAATCCATATGTTTTTTTAAGAACATTAGATCATGAAATGGGGATGAAAAAATATACAGGATCTTTAGTTATTTTTTGAACTGAAAGATCATTTGTTAATGGTAGATTAGTAGCTAAACGTAAATCACAAACATTGGTAGCTACTATTTCAAAGCCTTGTCCTTATTATAATTACAATACATTTATGATTTTTGGTTCTAATGCTGCTCAGGATATTTCATTTTCACGTGAACCACAATCAATACATGAAATGTCAGAAGAAAAACGAAGAAAATTTGTAAAAAAATATGAAAAAGTAATTGATAAACGTAAAAAAGAAAATGTTAATTTTACAGCTTTAGCTAATCTAAAATTTGAAGCTTATTGAAATTCTTTGGATCGCGATGATGAACATCAATATAGACTTTTATTTTCTCCATTGGCACAACAAAATATTTGTAAAATATTAGAAGATTCACAAATCGGCTTTGGTGATAATTTTTCTTATTTTAAGCGAAAAAAGATAAATTATCTTTCTCACTCTCATCTAAGTAGTTTAATTTTTGAAGATATGTTATGAAGTTATAATCGTATTTATTCATATGACACTATTAAAAAAATGTTTATGGATGAGCAAAATGATTATTTTAAAAAAGTATACTTTGCTCTTGCACCTTATTTTGCTATTCCAATTTTTCAACAAGTTAAAGCAAAAGAATATGAATATTATGACTATGATGGAGCTAAGTTAAATGAGTTTGAGTATGAAAGAAGAATTGCTTCATTAGATGGAAATTTATTTAAACACCCATTAGTCAAAACGAGACACATTAGTAAGACAAAATATATAGGTCAAAATAATGGATCTGATCGAGTGTTAGTTAGCGATTTTGGATATGATATCATTGATCGTATTGAATATGTTACAGTTTATGGACGTGATGGAAAAATGCATAATGTTCCTGTTCCCTGACAAGAATATATTAGGTATGATAGATCATCAGAAATTGATATACCTGAGCAAAAATTTAACGTTGTTCTTGGTGATGATGAAAATCCAGAAGAAAAAAATAATGAGAATACCAATAATTTATTAGAAGGACAAATTTTGGGTAATGAAACCAATTAA
- a CDS encoding aspartate--ammonia ligase, which yields MYKSKLSIKETQKAIQDLKFAFTKKLNKELNLTRVSAPLFVKSNTKINDGLNGETPVVFKPKNWDESLEIVHSLAKWKRYALKKYDFSSGEGLWADMNAIRKEDDIDYKHSIYVDQWDWELIIKKEERNLDFLKFIVNTIFKSIKYVENKIVFNYPSLSLKLPQKVTFIDSNDLYNSYPSSSPEERENIVAKKFGAVFIYKIGYKLPDGVPQSKRAFDYDDWELNGDLIFYDSINDAALEISSMGIRVDAKSLQKQFKYSNKSKNDLGEYHEMILNNTLPLTIGGGIGQSRLSMFLLEKKHIGEVQVSDWPEDLKESLKNDGIQIL from the coding sequence ATGTACAAATCAAAATTATCTATTAAAGAAACTCAAAAAGCAATACAAGATCTTAAGTTTGCTTTTACCAAAAAATTAAATAAAGAATTAAATCTTACACGTGTTTCTGCGCCATTATTCGTTAAATCAAACACAAAAATAAATGACGGCTTAAATGGTGAAACTCCTGTAGTTTTCAAACCTAAAAATTGAGATGAATCACTAGAAATAGTTCATTCATTAGCAAAATGAAAAAGATATGCGCTTAAAAAATATGACTTTTCATCTGGTGAAGGTCTTTGAGCAGATATGAACGCAATTAGAAAAGAAGATGATATAGATTACAAACATTCAATCTATGTCGACCAATGAGACTGAGAATTAATAATAAAGAAAGAAGAGCGCAATTTAGATTTCTTAAAATTTATTGTAAATACAATTTTTAAATCTATTAAGTATGTTGAAAACAAAATAGTTTTTAATTATCCTTCATTAAGTTTAAAATTACCTCAAAAAGTAACATTTATAGATTCAAATGATTTGTACAATAGCTACCCTTCTTCGTCTCCAGAAGAAAGGGAAAACATTGTTGCTAAAAAATTTGGTGCTGTTTTTATTTATAAAATTGGATACAAATTACCCGATGGTGTCCCACAATCAAAAAGAGCTTTTGACTATGATGATTGGGAACTAAATGGAGATTTAATTTTCTATGATTCTATTAATGATGCAGCACTTGAAATTTCATCAATGGGTATCAGAGTTGACGCTAAATCTTTGCAAAAACAATTTAAATATAGCAACAAAAGTAAAAATGATCTTGGAGAATATCATGAAATGATACTAAATAATACATTGCCCCTCACTATTGGTGGTGGCATTGGTCAAAGCAGATTGAGTATGTTTTTACTTGAAAAAAAACATATAGGTGAAGTCCAAGTTAGTGATTGGCCTGAAGATTTAAAAGAGTCTTTAAAAAATGATGGCATTCAAATTTTATAA
- a CDS encoding PQ-loop domain-containing transporter produces MDKLFEIFFVNKDKPLSAWFIIIFGLLGCSATILLGLPQAIHLFKNKKSGNVKYYSYWTFFVGILGWIFIGSFDPSQKNFVLVIANIICGFIYIFVIWFIYRYAEKPKNKKHQWTALSISFLLQLFTSIIAICALKQEWKVNKLVQAVIGQIVPILTTFAFLPQLLKSFETKDFSGMSIGMVIMFVVSNIFWCSYWISFIENAGPEQQYLSAITWQFLSLFIYCSQLIFMTIHNRKNKNNKTL; encoded by the coding sequence ATGGATAAACTTTTTGAAATATTTTTTGTCAATAAAGATAAGCCTCTTTCAGCTTGATTCATTATTATTTTTGGGCTTTTAGGTTGTTCTGCAACAATTCTTCTCGGGTTGCCGCAAGCAATACATTTATTTAAAAACAAAAAATCTGGAAATGTTAAATATTACTCATATTGAACATTCTTTGTTGGAATTTTAGGATGAATTTTTATAGGATCATTTGACCCAAGCCAAAAGAATTTTGTGTTGGTTATAGCTAATATAATTTGTGGTTTTATTTATATTTTTGTAATTTGATTTATATACAGATATGCTGAAAAACCAAAAAATAAAAAACACCAATGAACTGCTTTATCAATAAGCTTTTTACTACAATTGTTCACATCGATTATTGCTATTTGTGCCCTTAAACAAGAATGAAAAGTAAATAAACTAGTGCAAGCTGTTATTGGCCAAATTGTTCCAATTTTAACAACTTTTGCATTTCTACCACAATTATTAAAATCATTTGAAACTAAAGATTTTTCTGGAATGTCAATTGGCATGGTCATAATGTTTGTTGTATCAAATATTTTTTGATGTTCTTATTGGATTTCATTTATAGAAAATGCTGGTCCAGAACAACAATATTTAAGTGCTATTACATGACAATTTTTATCATTATTTATATATTGTTCTCAATTAATATTTATGACTATTCATAACAGAAAAAATAAAAATAATAAAACTTTATAA
- a CDS encoding HAD-IIB family hydrolase, producing the protein MKKPKIIFVDLDGTTIDLKIKGHKRISKTNIEYINKAREQGIEVVVSTGRPPTKVSNVFLEPMGCLDNFIAWNGTYVKQDGKVLFKGKFEKEDVDKIFEEIKKYKISVIFNSDTRDLSFTSSWIVSLALKWTRGKARRYNEFKNDSEINKMVLWHPSKRRLFQFANVLKEKYRGICEIAYTGSKDQVLEITPITCSKGESEVRYALARGVDPQDCVHIGDTLNDATCSGQVGKLIAMNNSCQTMKMIADVISPFTNKEAGLGRTIDLFYLNK; encoded by the coding sequence ATGAAAAAACCTAAAATAATTTTTGTTGATTTAGATGGCACAACAATTGATTTAAAAATTAAAGGCCATAAAAGAATAAGTAAAACTAATATTGAATATATAAATAAAGCAAGAGAACAAGGAATTGAGGTTGTTGTTTCAACTGGTAGACCACCTACAAAAGTTTCAAATGTTTTTCTTGAACCAATGGGTTGTCTTGATAACTTTATTGCTTGGAATGGAACATATGTAAAACAAGACGGAAAAGTCTTATTTAAAGGCAAATTTGAAAAAGAAGATGTAGATAAAATATTTGAAGAAATTAAAAAATATAAAATAAGTGTTATTTTTAATTCAGACACAAGAGATCTTTCATTTACATCTAGTTGAATTGTTTCACTAGCTTTAAAATGGACTAGAGGAAAAGCAAGAAGATATAATGAATTTAAGAATGATTCTGAAATAAATAAAATGGTTTTATGACATCCAAGTAAAAGAAGGTTATTCCAATTTGCAAATGTTTTAAAAGAAAAATATCGTGGAATTTGTGAAATTGCTTATACAGGTTCTAAAGATCAAGTATTAGAAATTACTCCAATAACATGTTCTAAGGGTGAGTCAGAGGTTAGATATGCTTTAGCAAGAGGTGTTGATCCTCAAGACTGTGTACATATTGGTGATACATTAAATGATGCTACATGTAGTGGCCAAGTTGGCAAATTAATAGCTATGAATAATTCTTGTCAAACAATGAAAATGATAGCTGATGTTATTTCTCCATTTACTAATAAAGAAGCCGGATTGGGAAGAACAATTGATTTATTTTATTTAAATAAGTAA
- a CDS encoding PolC-type DNA polymerase III, which yields MMNSNVKRFMAFIKMLNIEISPELENTELILLNSTYEGNEDEKLNLQFNFANLISIKSFKKFKKTLKKNKGLHVIFNFSDLQYTREILLTFIKEQIQKTRFRELKSIDWENIVKDLDVQTLNIETPDRSFIDQYGELLDELFTKLKNQGFSKLQVKYLQNNKNNDLVEEKIRKEKREESALLMKIARESAQKNNTINTKQETYKPLIRKKQTQTSKPYIMCTIEQLPTINEYSNVEFVGLIFASSTMATKDKRTIASIKISDYKSSVKGNWYLDTDLLSNEQKDLIDANSQNWVKIKATIPKNDRTENGFFVYINDVEKTTSPLKIAKDTAKDNEKRVEIHISTKMNTMDGLFYPDDFVKRAKEWGMPAIGIMDTDGAQSYPRLYSSAKKAGIKALYGTAFSTINRQNNSIFGKIPKGNIKDFSYVSFDIESTGLSPKFHELIEFGGVEIDQDLKLGKVHQFFVKSKSKLKNFTIDLTKITDELLDKKGIDIKEALSQIYEILNNKIALAHNAKFDYNFLKEQFKIHNIEFPNVTVIDTVTVSRIVYSQFKSHNLESIASRLGINYDAKVAHRGDYDAKVLANVWINMMAELQKQNIITFEDLYNYSSEKMYSANARHSREITTIALTEEGLKTQYKMISDCLTKNYINSPITYKEDLKELNRSDILIGSGTLKSELIEKYFYSCHDAFIDELDYYDIIEIPAPQCFEHWIKEEFLTQEQLYNSLKDIINEAKNKNKIVVATADVKYLDQWDKEIFESLVYAKGIKNTRHYLFDYRKLEKQGTLYLPTQKFLTTSEMIEQFSFLNDQSLINEVVVKNSQKIANMAQNLEIIKKGLYTPEFDDSKKKLADLVYKNAHEKYGDNLPELIQKRIDAELKPIIKYGFDVIYWISYKLVKLSVDQGFIVGSRGSIGSSFVASLIGISEVNPLPPHYNCSNCKHFELANIEGITSGYDLNSKNCPKCNSLMIGEGQSIPFETFLGFEADKVPDIDLNFTGEFQGVVHEEIRRLFGKNHTFRAGTISKVAEKTAFGYVRSYAEETKKTISQIDTEFIASRIKDVKRTTGQHPGGIIIIPKQFEIFDFTPINYPANDLSATWLTTHFDYKAIHDNVLKFDILGHDNPTTIKLLEEYTGIKIQDVPKNDKKVIDLFSSPKSMNINSSQISNEKTGAIGLPEFGTSFVRQMLSQIKPKSVADLISISGLSHGTNVWLNNAEELVLKKGKQLNEIICCRDDIMPMLIKKGIEPLKSFNIMEKVRKGKGLTNEETELLEKNNVPSWLIQSMKKIAYLFPKAHATAYVTMALWIAWFKLYKPLAFYASYFTAHSKADDIENMIDRKGGHKVSKRLKELRIMEKRSNKEDELINVFEVAEELYARGLNIANVSLEKSQASKWLIDESNNCLIPPFSSIESLGEIKANDIVECRNKKPFISKEDFKSRTGITTTVFDRMNNMGILDELEDSDQYSLF from the coding sequence ATGATGAATTCAAATGTTAAAAGATTTATGGCATTTATTAAAATGTTAAATATAGAAATTAGTCCAGAATTAGAAAACACTGAACTAATATTATTAAACAGCACATATGAAGGCAATGAGGACGAAAAACTAAATTTACAGTTTAATTTTGCTAATTTAATTAGTATAAAAAGTTTTAAAAAATTTAAAAAAACATTAAAAAAGAATAAAGGCCTGCATGTTATTTTTAACTTTTCAGATTTACAATATACACGCGAAATTCTTTTAACATTTATAAAAGAACAAATTCAAAAAACTCGTTTTCGTGAACTAAAATCAATTGATTGAGAGAATATTGTAAAAGACTTAGATGTCCAAACACTTAATATAGAAACTCCTGATAGAAGTTTTATTGATCAATATGGAGAATTGCTTGATGAATTATTTACTAAATTAAAAAATCAAGGCTTTTCTAAATTGCAAGTAAAATATCTACAAAATAATAAAAATAACGACCTAGTTGAAGAAAAAATTAGGAAAGAAAAAAGAGAAGAAAGCGCCTTGCTTATGAAAATAGCAAGGGAATCTGCTCAAAAAAACAATACAATAAATACTAAACAAGAAACATATAAACCTTTAATAAGAAAAAAACAAACACAAACAAGCAAACCATATATTATGTGTACAATCGAACAACTTCCAACTATTAATGAGTACTCTAATGTTGAATTTGTGGGCTTAATTTTTGCTTCTTCTACAATGGCTACGAAGGATAAAAGAACTATTGCTTCTATTAAAATTAGTGATTATAAATCCTCAGTTAAAGGAAATTGATATTTAGATACTGATTTATTATCAAATGAACAAAAAGACCTAATAGATGCCAATTCTCAAAATTGAGTAAAAATAAAAGCCACTATTCCAAAAAATGATAGAACAGAAAATGGTTTTTTTGTTTATATAAATGATGTTGAAAAAACAACTTCGCCGCTTAAAATTGCTAAAGATACTGCAAAAGATAATGAGAAGCGCGTTGAAATTCATATTTCAACAAAAATGAACACAATGGATGGTTTGTTTTATCCAGATGACTTTGTAAAAAGAGCAAAAGAATGAGGAATGCCAGCAATTGGCATAATGGATACTGATGGCGCTCAAAGCTATCCAAGATTATACTCGAGTGCAAAAAAAGCAGGTATAAAAGCACTATACGGAACAGCTTTTTCTACTATAAATAGGCAAAATAATTCAATTTTTGGCAAAATTCCTAAAGGAAATATTAAAGACTTTTCATATGTTTCTTTTGACATTGAATCAACTGGTCTTAGTCCTAAATTTCATGAATTAATTGAATTTGGTGGTGTTGAAATTGATCAAGATTTAAAATTAGGAAAAGTACATCAATTTTTTGTTAAAAGCAAATCAAAATTAAAAAATTTTACAATTGATCTTACTAAAATAACTGATGAATTGCTAGACAAAAAAGGGATTGATATAAAAGAAGCTCTAAGTCAAATTTATGAAATATTAAATAACAAAATTGCTTTAGCTCATAATGCAAAATTTGACTATAACTTTCTAAAAGAACAATTTAAAATTCATAATATTGAATTCCCAAATGTAACTGTAATTGATACTGTAACAGTTTCTAGAATAGTTTATTCTCAATTTAAAAGCCATAATCTTGAAAGTATTGCTTCTAGACTTGGAATTAACTATGATGCAAAAGTAGCTCACCGCGGTGACTATGATGCCAAAGTTTTAGCAAACGTTTGAATAAACATGATGGCCGAGCTTCAAAAACAAAACATAATAACATTTGAAGATTTATATAATTATTCATCTGAAAAAATGTACTCTGCAAATGCTAGACACTCTCGCGAAATCACAACAATTGCACTAACTGAAGAGGGTTTAAAAACACAATATAAAATGATTTCTGATTGTTTAACCAAAAACTATATAAATTCCCCAATTACCTATAAAGAAGACTTAAAAGAACTAAATAGAAGTGATATTTTAATTGGTTCAGGAACACTAAAAAGTGAATTAATTGAAAAATACTTTTACTCATGTCATGATGCTTTTATTGATGAGTTAGACTATTACGACATTATAGAAATACCAGCGCCTCAATGTTTTGAACATTGGATAAAAGAGGAGTTTTTAACTCAAGAACAACTTTATAATTCATTAAAAGATATCATTAATGAAGCAAAAAATAAAAACAAAATTGTTGTTGCTACAGCAGATGTTAAATATCTAGATCAATGAGATAAAGAAATATTTGAATCCCTAGTCTATGCCAAGGGAATAAAAAACACACGACATTATTTATTTGATTATAGAAAACTTGAAAAACAAGGTACACTTTACTTACCAACCCAAAAATTTCTAACAACTAGCGAAATGATCGAACAATTTTCTTTCTTAAATGATCAAAGTCTAATTAATGAAGTTGTTGTTAAAAATAGTCAAAAAATAGCTAACATGGCACAAAATTTAGAAATAATAAAAAAGGGTTTATATACTCCGGAATTTGATGATTCTAAGAAAAAATTAGCTGATTTGGTATACAAAAATGCTCATGAAAAATATGGTGACAATTTGCCTGAATTAATTCAAAAAAGAATAGATGCGGAACTTAAACCAATTATTAAATATGGATTTGATGTTATTTACTGAATAAGTTATAAACTGGTTAAATTATCTGTTGATCAAGGTTTTATAGTAGGAAGTAGAGGATCAATAGGTTCATCATTTGTTGCTTCTTTAATAGGAATTTCGGAAGTTAATCCATTGCCTCCACATTATAATTGTTCTAATTGTAAACATTTTGAGCTTGCAAATATAGAGGGAATAACAAGCGGTTATGATCTAAACTCAAAAAACTGCCCAAAATGTAATTCATTAATGATTGGTGAAGGACAATCAATACCTTTTGAAACGTTCCTTGGTTTTGAAGCTGATAAAGTTCCTGATATTGATCTTAATTTTACTGGAGAGTTTCAAGGCGTGGTACATGAAGAAATAAGAAGGTTATTTGGCAAAAATCACACTTTTAGGGCCGGAACTATTTCTAAAGTTGCTGAAAAAACAGCCTTTGGTTATGTAAGATCATACGCAGAAGAAACGAAAAAGACTATTTCACAGATTGATACAGAATTTATTGCAAGTAGAATCAAGGATGTTAAGAGAACTACTGGTCAACACCCAGGAGGGATAATAATTATTCCTAAACAATTTGAAATCTTTGATTTTACTCCAATTAATTATCCGGCAAATGATTTAAGTGCCACATGACTAACAACACATTTTGATTATAAAGCAATCCATGATAATGTTTTAAAATTTGATATATTGGGCCATGATAATCCAACAACTATTAAACTTTTAGAAGAATATACTGGAATAAAAATCCAAGATGTGCCTAAAAATGATAAAAAAGTTATAGATTTATTCTCATCTCCTAAATCAATGAATATAAATTCTAGCCAAATTTCAAACGAGAAAACAGGTGCTATTGGTCTTCCTGAATTCGGTACTTCATTTGTTAGACAAATGTTAAGTCAAATAAAACCAAAATCTGTTGCTGATTTAATTTCTATTTCAGGACTTAGCCATGGTACAAATGTATGACTAAACAATGCTGAAGAATTAGTTCTAAAAAAAGGAAAGCAACTTAATGAAATTATATGTTGTCGTGATGACATAATGCCTATGCTAATTAAAAAAGGTATAGAACCCTTGAAATCATTTAACATAATGGAAAAAGTACGTAAAGGCAAAGGATTGACTAACGAAGAAACTGAACTGTTAGAAAAAAATAATGTGCCTAGTTGGCTTATACAAAGTATGAAAAAAATAGCATATCTTTTCCCAAAAGCTCATGCTACAGCATATGTAACTATGGCACTTTGAATAGCATGGTTTAAACTTTATAAACCACTTGCTTTTTATGCTAGTTATTTCACAGCTCATTCTAAAGCTGATGATATTGAAAACATGATAGACCGTAAGGGTGGACATAAGGTTTCAAAAAGATTAAAAGAACTAAGAATAATGGAAAAAAGAAGCAATAAAGAGGACGAATTAATAAACGTTTTTGAAGTTGCTGAAGAGTTATACGCAAGAGGATTAAATATTGCAAATGTAAGTCTTGAAAAATCACAAGCATCAAAATGATTAATAGATGAATCTAATAATTGTTTAATTCCTCCTTTCAGTTCTATCGAAAGTTTAGGCGAAATAAAGGCTAACGATATTGTGGAATGTCGAAATAAAAAACCGTTTATTTCAAAAGAAGATTTTAAATCACGAACCGGAATTACAACAACTGTATTTGACAGAATGAATAATATGGGAATTCTTGATGAATTAGAAGATAGTGATCAATATTCATTATTTTAA